Within Cydia fagiglandana chromosome 10, ilCydFagi1.1, whole genome shotgun sequence, the genomic segment CTGTTTCCGTGTTCCTAAAATAAACACAGCCTTATTGGTTTTATCTATAttatgtgtaggtatattttagtcGATGATGTTGAAACTCTTGTAAACGTTGCGCGTCGACGTTGGCTGGCAAAGATGGACATGGGTTAACTAACAGAATGCCGAAATAtgttaggtattagttttaagcTATGACTGAGATAATGCAGTCTTGTAGTAGATCTAACTTTGAGATAGGCCTACAGCATAGCTACTTGAATAGATTGTACAAGgagcaaatatttaaatggATAACTCCCTATTGTAACCCTTACGTGAGTTGAAAGAAAATATACAAATCTTTACTACtttatttgaaaaaaatctcgtatctcgcaCTGTTCCTCAAAATTGAAaggcagtaactctgtatgcacCCCATACAATAGctaccacatttttcttttgattgacagaacaagatacgaatttttaaaagtttatggtaacattccatttctgactgcagccgcactactagtactgaacgcgtcgctgttattgtcaatttccatagtaaaatgaacagtaatgcagctgtcgttggaaacggactgtcaccttaagtgaCGAAATAGAAGTGtagattatcatcatcatctaccTAGTTGTTCAGTCAGCAACAAATAgatataaaagaaaaatagtGGCCAAATAGATATATCGTAAAAAACCTATTGTTACCATAAATAAGTAATGTGTTCATATAAATCCTAATATAAATCAGCATTTTACCTTGGTTTTCCATTGactattttacttatttaatcgacattGAATCACCCCCTACCTCTACATTTTAACCTCATAAACAGTACCTAACCTATTATCAATCATCtttgaaattaaacataatgACAAAAGTAATAAATTCTTTGAAATACCTCAAATTGTATTATTAGTGTCtaagatttattattattttgacgAGCCGTCCAATTACCCTAATTTAATAGTCAATGTTTgatcattttattattataaaacctCTTTCATtaatcattcataattttaataatagctGGCCAgtctttattttaaattaaatctttAGCCAAATTCTCGCTAAAGCCGAGCTATAAAATTTAATGGAAAACTTTAGTGTATAAAATGAAGTAAAGGTTTATTTACTGTTTCAAGAATATTTTCTATAAATCAgtcttaatattaataatacctaAATTGATTGATAATAAACGATTGATTGAACAAAGGCGCCTAATGTTACTATATTTCCTATttctgatttttagggttccgtacccaaagggtaaaacgggaccctattactaagacttcgctgtccgtccgtccgtccgtctgtcaccaggctgtatctcacgaaccgtgatagctagacagttgaaattttcacagatgatgtatttctgttgccgctataacaacaaatactaaaaacagaataaaataaagatttaaatggggctcccatacaacaaacgtgatttttgaccaaagttaagcaacgtcgggagtggtcagtacttggatgggtgaccgtttttttttttgctttatttttgttttttttttgcattatggtacggaaccgttcgtgcgcgagtccgactcgcacttgcccggttttttgaaaaCCAGCAGCTATAAAGCTCCACAATGTTATTGACATATCTGATTACTTGATtactcttattttattttataatataattatgtcttTTCTCAATAAAGAATACAAACAGTCGGCCTTGAAATGATACATCTCGCCTAACAGGaatggtcatttctccatacaaacgtactcgactgtctcctccgtgggttttgatgctagagcaatgattttttcaacacagattaatatataattgtcaatatctgtgtcggaccgtttagtttttttgatatttttgttttttaaggcgctagagcccttcaaaaatggccaaaatggcctaattgactatgctaATTAgccaaaaagcaaaacggtccgacacggATATTTTAATAATCATTtggatttccaagtttggtaaggattggttaagttttggaggaggtaACAGTCatgtacgaaacctcgatttttgaggtatttacgcgggatttttcgccttgtctttatcgtactagttttaggagccgcttccgttagcgagacgggtatatttacctaaaatatttaaaactcagttcCTGTTTCCATAGGTGCTAGTGACCAAGCCCGACTTCTACAACGAAGAGACCCGCAAGCATCTGTTCGCCACGCTCTCAGAACTTATTTCCCTCAACATAGTTCCCATTATCAACACGAACGACGCAGTCAGCCCGCCCATGTTCGTACACGATGACACAGTGGTGCCAGGCACTGGGAAGAAGGTAAGTGCATGTCTGAGATTGCACATGTATAAGGTGCATTTTCAATACGATAGTATCATGCACAAGCAACTAAGCGAATTGAATTTAATAAGGTATAATTCTTCATAAATGCATtgaattttaaattgaaattcagCTGTCTCTGATTTTCCGAACGTGACATTGACTGACGAATGACACGGTAGACGGGCAGGCAGCTCTGACAATATGCTTTGCATCTACTTTAAAGCGAAGTGTTACATCAGTTTACAACAAAGTTATGTTGTCGTTACTCAGTAAAGAAATTACTATATAAACGtcaattatataattactaTGTTTCAAACATGagttatgtaagtacctacctattttctcTTAGTAGCTTTAATTTGTGATTCAGAACGACGATATTCTCAACTAGATTTTTACTACATAACACCAAGTTAACCAATTGAATAGCACCGCCAGGGGGATACATTGGCATAAAAACCCTCATCGGATTTTCAAAAAGAAAGATCTAAGGGTATTACTAAAGAAAATAGTCGACTTGCTTGTTAAAAGTACTTGGAAGTTTCTCGGGATCTTATAGGAAAAACTTGAAGGCTCctttaaattgtgttttcttttacttTCGACACTGATAAGGGTTATAGCGAGAATAAAGCTAGTTTATCGTATTACTAAATAAAAGACAATATATCTTTAGCTACAATTGCTTTAAAGTTGTGTATGAGAAATTGGATATTTTCGGCGAATACTGTAGTCTTCTGTTTCAAATAGGGTATTGGACTGAAGGACAACGACAGTCTCTCAGCGCTGCTAGCGGCGGAGGTGCAAGCCGACCTGCTCATTATGATGTCAGATGTCGATGGCATCTACAACAAGCCGCCGTGGGAGGACGGTGCGCGAATGATGCACACCTACACAGCCAAGGATAAGGATCAAGTGGAGTTTGGAACGAAATCCAAGGTAAATGCATCATTGACGGCCTCCACAACTAGCTGCAGAGCCAGTCGGAGGACGACACGCGCATGTTGTACAGAAACACAACTAAAAATAATACCAGGTGGAGTTCGGAACGAAATTCAAAGTAAGTAAATGCATTTTATGATGCATGACGTCGACAGCATCTATAGCagcatataatataaatttaatggTATATGTACATGtaacgattttatttatttattaatattttgattgtttatttattatttcgacttataattatgtataagtgATTTTAAATTTCCTTTAATACGCGATTTAGTCCcttttaagtaaataataatacttaccatCCGTTGACAAGTCAGTTTATTACCACAATACCAATCTATCATATGAAATCTTGTACAGGTCGGCACCGGTGGCATGGATTCCAAGGTCAACGCCGCGACCTGGGCCATGGCTCGCGGCGTAAGCGTAGTGATCTGCAACGGTATGCAAGAGAAAGCCATCAAGACCATCATTAGTGGCAGGAAGGTCGGCACATTCTTCACCGATAGCCCAGCTCCTAGTAGTTCTTCTGTGGATGTTTCTGCTGAAAATGGTAggaaaaagaaaatacattttcatcaATTTAGTCACCTAGTTTAAATTGTGTATATCGCTCATGATTGGTCTTATTTTAGCTCGCACGGGCAGTCGAGTTCTGCAGCAGCTGTCACCAGCGGAAAGAGCTTCGGCAATCCACACTCTTGCTGAGCTCTTAGTTGACAAACAAGATCAGATATTACAGGCAAActccaaagatttagaagaagcCACGAGAGATGGCCTCGCTAAACCCCTCTTGAATCGACTTGCGTTGAGCGCAGGAAAATTGAAAACTTTATCGATCGGATTGAAGCAAATTGCTGACTCAAGTTACGAGAATGTTGGCAGAGTTCTAAAGAAAACTAAGCTGGCAGAGAACCTAGTACTCCGACAAATAACGGTACCGATTGGCGTACTTCTAGTCATATTTGAATCAAGGCCGGACTCTTTACCCCAAGTTGCTGCTTTGGCCATGGCATCAGCTAATGGTCTTCTGCTGAAAGGAGGCAAAGAAGCCGCTCATTCCAACAAAGCACTCATGGAATTAGTCAAGGAATCTCTTAAAACCGTGGGTGCTCAAGATGCCATATCTTTAGTATCAACCAGAGAGGAAATCAGTGACTTGCTATCAATGGAGAAGCACATCGATCTGATCATCCCCCGTGGATCGTCAGATCTCGTCAGGAATATACAGAAACAGTCACAGCACATTCCGGTCCTCGGTCACGCGGAAGGTGTCTGTCACGTGTACGTAGACAAGGATGCCGACCCGACTAAGACCTTGAAGATAGTAAGAGATGCCAAATGTGACTATCCCGCCGCTTGCAACGCGATGGAAACTCTCCTGTTGCACGAGGACCATCTCCACAGCTCTCTATTCACGGATATCTGCAATATGCTGAAGAAGGAAGGCGTGAAGATTCACGCTGGACCACAGTTATCCAATCACTTGACTTTTGGTCCCTCGCCGGCAAAAACGATGAAGCACGAATATGGTGCTCTGGAGTGCTGTATTGAAATTGTGAAGGATCTTAATGAGGCGGTGGACCACATACACAAGTTTGGAAGCTCCCATACCGACGTTATTGTTACTGAAAATGGTGAGCTCAATTTCAttcatatttacgagtataattaatgttaaatattatacatacacTACGTACCTCTTATCTTATAGCTGGTACTTGTTATATCATCGGTTGTGTTTCTTATTATGCGTAAAgataaaaagatttttattaagactattttaaaacaaagactACATGTTAATTATTGCTGACGTCCATTAACTTTGTTTGTTTGTGATTATACTGACTATTAGATTAGCTTGTTTACATAACAGATGTAGATAACTTagaaaatcatatatttttattagcaAGTCCTATCAGCGGTTTGAAGATCTTCTTttaataaaatagataaaagtCACACAAAGTCAGTCAAAGTAAATATCTCAAGGTCATAGGAGTATAAGAAATATAAATCTTCATTACATAATTCttgcatataattttattaactgtAGATGTCTTAGTTAAGACTCGTTACCTGTAAGAATTTACTTAACCTTGCTTTGTTGTCTGCCTTTATGTTTAATCAATGTTTATTTTTCCTGAAACAATGTCTTTTAAGTATTGAGTAAAAGATAAATTTCTCTAAATTATATATTTCAGACGAGTCTGCGAATCGTTTCCTGAACTCTGTGGACAGTGCGTGCGTGTTCCACAACGTGTCCTCCCGCTTCGCGGACGGGTTCCGCTTCGGGCTCGGCGCTGAAGTCGGCATCTCCACCGCCAGGATACATGCCAGAGGTAGGACATTAATTGTTGTTAATAATATTGGTTAAAtggacattttattatttaatacctacctattcaatttgttacaagtggatgacattttttttaactatgaaAGATTTACCCActgttttttattttctaagtttattcaatattgtgtttatttatgttaaaattatcaaattGTCAATTATTTGCGTGTCGTGTCTTCGACTGAATATTGATACTTACATGTAAAACCTTTTCTGTTGTCATCTTGTACCATACGCATTCTGGCAAATAAAGAAACTCTATTCTAAGGTCTTAtggcgttatttataaacgccTGTGAACCGCAAATCTAACAGACCGTTAATAATTGCTTGtccctatccgtcattttgTCATTTCCGTTTGTTAGAGAGAGGCAACATTTCACCGAGGATTGTAAGACGTCGATAACGTTTTATGAAGAGCTGTTGTTTCCGCGCCTATGCaaaagtaataattatgtcTGTCTGTTATAGTATAGGAGATTTTAAAAAACGTTACGCGCCACTGTGGCGCAAGGGATATTCCACGGGTTAATGTGTTATCTTCTTATATAGATTTGTTCAGTCACAAGAAAAGATGCGACTCTCGGAATACACAACAGCTGTAATACTTAAACATCTGAAAAGGATGTGAATGCCAATGATGATGCTCTTCTTATTATACGGAAATAATCCTaatatataaaatcaaaatttcctCATAATTTCAGGTCCAGTTGGCGTTGAGGGTCTGCTCACAACGAAATGGATCCTCGAAGGCACGGACCACACTGCCGCCGAGTTTAACGAAGGCAGGAGGACTTGGCTGCATGAGAAACTTCCCGTCAATTGACTCAGAAGGGGTTTTGCGAAACTGTTTAATAC encodes:
- the LOC134667950 gene encoding delta-1-pyrroline-5-carboxylate synthase isoform X5, which encodes MVSSGAVAFGRQKLTHELLMSMSMRETLSPSDHTREDASSTLDPRAAAAVGQSELMSMYDAMFSQYNVKIAQVLVTKPDFYNEETRKHLFATLSELISLNIVPIINTNDAVSPPMFVHDDTVVPGTGKKGIGLKDNDSLSALLAAEVQADLLIMMSDVDGIYNKPPWEDGARMMHTYTAKDKDQVEFGTKSKVGTGGMDSKVNAATWAMARGVSVVICNGMQEKAIKTIISGRKVGTFFTDSPAPSSSSVDVSAENARTGSRVLQQLSPAERASAIHTLAELLVDKQDQILQANSKDLEEATRDGLAKPLLNRLALSAGKLKTLSIGLKQIADSSYENVGRVLKKTKLAENLVLRQITVPIGVLLVIFESRPDSLPQVAALAMASANGLLLKGGKEAAHSNKALMELVKESLKTVGAQDAISLVSTREEISDLLSMEKHIDLIIPRGSSDLVRNIQKQSQHIPVLGHAEGVCHVYVDKDADPTKTLKIVRDAKCDYPAACNAMETLLLHEDHLHSSLFTDICNMLKKEGVKIHAGPQLSNHLTFGPSPAKTMKHEYGALECCIEIVKDLNEAVDHIHKFGSSHTDVIVTENDESANRFLNSVDSACVFHNVSSRFADGFRFGLGAEVGISTARIHARGPVGVEGLLTTKWILEGTDHTAAEFNEGRRTWLHEKLPVN
- the LOC134667950 gene encoding delta-1-pyrroline-5-carboxylate synthase isoform X3; the encoded protein is MNIDKPLRFGVSLLSALQHPHGANVDKRTLASAELRKQRTFSDRSQLKYARRLVVKLGSAVITREDANGLALGRLASIVEQVAECHHEGRECIMVSSGAVAFGRQKLTHELLMSMSMRETLSPSDHTREDASSTLDPRAAAAVGQSELMSMYDAMFSQYNVKIAQVLVTKPDFYNEETRKHLFATLSELISLNIVPIINTNDAVSPPMFVHDDTVVPGTGKKGIGLKDNDSLSALLAAEVQADLLIMMSDVDGIYNKPPWEDGARMMHTYTAKDKDQVEFGTKSKVGTGGMDSKVNAATWAMARGVSVVICNGMQEKAIKTIISGRKVGTFFTDSPAPSSSSVDVSAENARTGSRVLQQLSPAERASAIHTLAELLVDKQDQILQANSKDLEEATRDGLAKPLLNRLALSAGKLKTLSIGLKQIADSSYENVGRVLKKTKLAENLVLRQITVPIGVLLVIFESRPDSLPQVAALAMASANGLLLKGGKEAAHSNKALMELVKESLKTVGAQDAISLVSTREEISDLLSMEKHIDLIIPRGSSDLVRNIQKQSQHIPVLGHAEGVCHVYVDKDADPTKTLKIVRDAKCDYPAACNAMETLLLHEDHLHSSLFTDICNMLKKEGVKIHAGPQLSNHLTFGPSPAKTMKHEYGALECCIEIVKDLNEAVDHIHKFGSSHTDVIVTENDESANRFLNSVDSACVFHNVSSRFADGFRFGLGAEVGISTARIHARGPVGVEGLLTTKWILEGTDHTAAEFNEGRRTWLHEKLPVN
- the LOC134667950 gene encoding delta-1-pyrroline-5-carboxylate synthase isoform X1, with amino-acid sequence MCYNSLILTLRRGCVQNRLFGENFRIQQARNFSIKGFKLAGANVDKRTLASAELRKQRTFSDRSQLKYARRLVVKLGSAVITREDANGLALGRLASIVEQVAECHHEGRECIMVSSGAVAFGRQKLTHELLMSMSMRETLSPSDHTREDASSTLDPRAAAAVGQSELMSMYDAMFSQYNVKIAQVLVTKPDFYNEETRKHLFATLSELISLNIVPIINTNDAVSPPMFVHDDTVVPGTGKKGIGLKDNDSLSALLAAEVQADLLIMMSDVDGIYNKPPWEDGARMMHTYTAKDKDQVEFGTKSKVGTGGMDSKVNAATWAMARGVSVVICNGMQEKAIKTIISGRKVGTFFTDSPAPSSSSVDVSAENARTGSRVLQQLSPAERASAIHTLAELLVDKQDQILQANSKDLEEATRDGLAKPLLNRLALSAGKLKTLSIGLKQIADSSYENVGRVLKKTKLAENLVLRQITVPIGVLLVIFESRPDSLPQVAALAMASANGLLLKGGKEAAHSNKALMELVKESLKTVGAQDAISLVSTREEISDLLSMEKHIDLIIPRGSSDLVRNIQKQSQHIPVLGHAEGVCHVYVDKDADPTKTLKIVRDAKCDYPAACNAMETLLLHEDHLHSSLFTDICNMLKKEGVKIHAGPQLSNHLTFGPSPAKTMKHEYGALECCIEIVKDLNEAVDHIHKFGSSHTDVIVTENDESANRFLNSVDSACVFHNVSSRFADGFRFGLGAEVGISTARIHARGPVGVEGLLTTKWILEGTDHTAAEFNEGRRTWLHEKLPVN
- the LOC134667950 gene encoding delta-1-pyrroline-5-carboxylate synthase isoform X2; translated protein: MLYLSSKLLKRLGRRWYSYTVGGEKPPLITNFEGANVDKRTLASAELRKQRTFSDRSQLKYARRLVVKLGSAVITREDANGLALGRLASIVEQVAECHHEGRECIMVSSGAVAFGRQKLTHELLMSMSMRETLSPSDHTREDASSTLDPRAAAAVGQSELMSMYDAMFSQYNVKIAQVLVTKPDFYNEETRKHLFATLSELISLNIVPIINTNDAVSPPMFVHDDTVVPGTGKKGIGLKDNDSLSALLAAEVQADLLIMMSDVDGIYNKPPWEDGARMMHTYTAKDKDQVEFGTKSKVGTGGMDSKVNAATWAMARGVSVVICNGMQEKAIKTIISGRKVGTFFTDSPAPSSSSVDVSAENARTGSRVLQQLSPAERASAIHTLAELLVDKQDQILQANSKDLEEATRDGLAKPLLNRLALSAGKLKTLSIGLKQIADSSYENVGRVLKKTKLAENLVLRQITVPIGVLLVIFESRPDSLPQVAALAMASANGLLLKGGKEAAHSNKALMELVKESLKTVGAQDAISLVSTREEISDLLSMEKHIDLIIPRGSSDLVRNIQKQSQHIPVLGHAEGVCHVYVDKDADPTKTLKIVRDAKCDYPAACNAMETLLLHEDHLHSSLFTDICNMLKKEGVKIHAGPQLSNHLTFGPSPAKTMKHEYGALECCIEIVKDLNEAVDHIHKFGSSHTDVIVTENDESANRFLNSVDSACVFHNVSSRFADGFRFGLGAEVGISTARIHARGPVGVEGLLTTKWILEGTDHTAAEFNEGRRTWLHEKLPVN